The genomic DNA CCTCCTCGGTCGCGGGCGAGGAAGCGCTCGCTAGCCAGCTCGACGCCGTCCAACGAGAAGTGCGCGCCGTCGACTCGCGGCTACCGATTCTGACCCTCGAGACCATGTCGATGTTTCTCGAAGAGAGTATGGCGTTGTGGCTCGTGCGAGCGGGTGCCCGGATCTTCATGCTATTCGGAGGCGTGGCGCTTCTGCTGTCCATCATCGGAGTCTACGGACTGAGAGCGTATAGCGTGGCCCAGCGCACCCGAGAGCTGGGGATCCGAATAGCGCTCGGCGCCAGTCGCGGCCAGGCCCTATGGCTCGTTCTGAGCGAAGGGCTGCGCTTGACGGCGCTCGGGTGTTTCGTGGGTTTCCTGCTGGCGGTAGCGCTCGCGAGAGCGCTGAGCAGCTTGCTCTACGAAGTCGAGGCGCTCGACCCGCTCATTTTCCTGCTCGCGCCCACGGTTCTCATCGCCGCTTCGGTCTTCGCCTGCCTCGTTCCGGCACGCCGGGCGTCCCGCATCGACCCGCTGGTCGCTCTCAAGTACGAGTGAGGCTGGCAGTCCTCACGTCATGGGGTCGAAGCGCGAGCGACCACCCTATGACCCATCGCTGGTTGACTTCCTCTCGAATGCGCCTATGCTTTGAGCCGTGGTCGGTACTTCTCTAGCGCATTACCAGATCGTCGAAAAGCTCGGCGCTGGCGGTATGGGCGAGGTCTTCCGGGCCACCGACACCAAGCTCGGGCGAGAGGTCGCTCTCAAGATCCTGCCTGCGGAGATGGCCTCCGATTCCGAGCGTCTCGAGCGGTTCCGCCGCGAGGCGAAGGCGCTCGCCGCGCTCGATCACCCGAGCATCGTGACCGTGTTCTCGGTCGAGGAGTCGGAGGGCGCTCACTTTCTGACGATGCAGCTCGTAGAAGGAGAAACCCTCGAGCGCCTGCTCCCCGAGGGAGGGTTCTCTATCGAACGGTTTTATCCGCTCGCTCTGCCACTCGCCGATGGACTCGCGGCGGCGCACGAGCGCGGTGTCGTCCATCGCGACCTCAAGCCCGCTAACCTCATGATCACCGCGGACGGGAGGCTCAAGATACTCGACTTCGGACTCGCGAAGATGGGGCAGCTCTCGGCGGCGAGCTCCGAGCTCCAAACCGATCTCCAGACGCGAGAGGGCGTCGTGATGGGCACCCTGCCCTACATGTCTCCGGAGCAGGTCTCGGGCCGATCCGTCGATCATCGGAGCGACATCTTCTCCCTCGGCATCATTCTTTATGAGATGGTCTCCGGACGAAGACCCTTCGCCGGAAGCTCCACCGCCGAGCTCGCCTCGGCCATCCTGCGCGATCGGCCACCGTCGATCGCGAAAGTGCGGACCGATCTGCCGGAAGGCCTCGCCGCCGTGATCGAACGTTGCCTGGAGAAAAGGCCGGAGGACCGATTCCAGTCGGCGCGTGAAGTCTACCAGACCCTTTCGAAGTGGCAGACCGGCTCACCATCGAACACCCGTCGCACGGACTCCGCCGCAACGCGCGCCGAGGAGGGATTCTGGATCGCGGTCCTTCCCTTCAAATATCGCGGCACGGATCCCAACCTGGAGGCCCTCGCGGAGGGGCTCTCGGAGGACATCGTGACCGGTCTGTCGCGATTCTCGTACCTCCGCGTGATCTCGCGAAGCTCGACGCTCCAATACCAGAACGAGGCTTACGACGTTCGCTCGGTGGGAAGGGAGCTGGGCGCTCGCTATATTCTGGAAGGAAGCCTGCGCCAGGCCGGACCGAAGCTTCGTATCGCCGCCCAGGTCGTGGAGGCGAGCTCCGGGGCTCACCTTTGGGC from Vicinamibacteria bacterium includes the following:
- a CDS encoding FtsX-like permease family protein; amino-acid sequence: SSVAGEEALASQLDAVQREVRAVDSRLPILTLETMSMFLEESMALWLVRAGARIFMLFGGVALLLSIIGVYGLRAYSVAQRTRELGIRIALGASRGQALWLVLSEGLRLTALGCFVGFLLAVALARALSSLLYEVEALDPLIFLLAPTVLIAASVFACLVPARRASRIDPLVALKYE
- a CDS encoding protein kinase, with the protein product MVGTSLAHYQIVEKLGAGGMGEVFRATDTKLGREVALKILPAEMASDSERLERFRREAKALAALDHPSIVTVFSVEESEGAHFLTMQLVEGETLERLLPEGGFSIERFYPLALPLADGLAAAHERGVVHRDLKPANLMITADGRLKILDFGLAKMGQLSAASSELQTDLQTREGVVMGTLPYMSPEQVSGRSVDHRSDIFSLGIILYEMVSGRRPFAGSSTAELASAILRDRPPSIAKVRTDLPEGLAAVIERCLEKRPEDRFQSAREVYQTLSKWQTGSPSNTRRTDSAATRAEEGFWIAVLPFKYRGTDPNLEALAEGLSEDIVTGLSRFSYLRVISRSSTLQYQNEAYDVRSVGRELGARYILEGSLRQAGPKLRIAAQVVEASSGAHLWAETYDRSFRSEDLFDLQDEIVPRIVSTIADAHGVLPRTASAALRGKSPQELSPYEAVLRSFGYMERIDAEEHAAVRICLEEAIAKAPNDADCLACLSTSYAEEYKHGFNAGPDPLGRALEMARRAVQLAPANHLAYSALAVARFFRRELEDFRNAAERAIDLNPMDGDSKAFMGILMAYAGDWEHGVRLAESALELNPHHPGWYRFGSFFNAYRKKDYRGALEIARKINMPSYFYTHAALAAAYGQLGEPEAAQKALGEVLAQVPNYAKVARAEMAKWHGTGELLDDFIEGLRKAGLAIP